The proteins below come from a single Eubacterium limosum genomic window:
- a CDS encoding flavodoxin: MSKVFVAYFSASGVTKTVAEKLAQEIKADLFEIQPETPYTSADLNWQNAKSRSSVEMNDRSSRPAIRSRVADMGAYDVVFVGFPVWWYREPSIIDTFMEDYDFSGKTVVPFATSGGSPIGSSGKNLEALAPGAKVESGKRFAANTPGSELAAWAAQWL, encoded by the coding sequence ATGAGTAAAGTATTCGTTGCATATTTCAGCGCAAGCGGTGTGACAAAGACTGTGGCCGAAAAACTGGCGCAGGAAATCAAGGCGGATTTGTTTGAGATCCAGCCGGAAACGCCCTACACAAGCGCAGACCTCAACTGGCAGAACGCCAAAAGCCGAAGCTCTGTTGAGATGAACGACAGAAGCAGCCGTCCGGCAATCCGTTCACGGGTGGCAGATATGGGGGCGTATGATGTGGTGTTCGTTGGATTTCCGGTGTGGTGGTACCGTGAGCCCTCCATTATCGACACGTTCATGGAGGACTATGATTTTTCAGGAAAGACAGTCGTTCCCTTTGCTACGTCTGGCGGCAGTCCCATTGGCAGCTCCGGCAAAAATCTGGAGGCTCTGGCCCCAGGCGCAAAAGTCGAAAGCGGAAAACGGTTTGCGGCCAATACGCCCGGCAGCGAGCTTGCCGCCTGGGCCGCGCAGTGGCTGTGA
- a CDS encoding diguanylate cyclase domain-containing protein — MNTRNEALLDKVPGAVLQCKNNESYEILAVNQCFLDMFGYSREALMEKVQNQFAKMLCEHERSPFYQEQEAAQDLIGKINFQCSVRCGDGSYKWVTGCSHLFVGEDGEEQIFCVMLDNDENRQMVATLRQKAEQDALTGLYNREAIQQKISAYLSQEPGSSALFLIDTDNFKQVNDNMGHLFGDAVLTEMAIGMKKLVRQSDVVGRIGGDEFIIFLKDLTSQGVAEEKARQLLDTFQHLFQSEKRPIEVTCSIGVALCPQDGQDFQTLYQNADRALYWAKSIGKNNYKLFDQETMTSVAGTGYSTLGSAIDSNREAGAEMDNLATYVFQILYNAKDLDNAIQTTLEIVGKRFDVSRAYIFENSEDGRYCDNTYEWCNAGIEPQKDYLQHYAYEDFGNYAALFEENALFYCRDIYSLVPEQVALFEEQGIRSTLQCAIQDNGAFSGFVGFDECTGTRMWTKEEIGMLSLISQLLTVFLQKKRAAERDRQLAVRLNTILDTQDAYICAIQRDNYELLYINHKTRELDPGAVPGQACYEAFFHRDSPCERCPLRGNVDEVYNPRYQMWTRVRCSPIKWGDHDAYLLTCFDITEYKKM; from the coding sequence ATGAATACGAGAAATGAAGCATTGCTGGATAAAGTACCTGGCGCGGTACTCCAGTGTAAAAATAATGAGAGCTATGAGATCCTGGCGGTAAACCAGTGCTTTCTCGATATGTTTGGGTATTCCAGGGAGGCCCTCATGGAGAAAGTACAGAACCAGTTCGCAAAAATGCTCTGTGAGCATGAAAGATCCCCCTTTTATCAGGAACAGGAGGCCGCGCAGGATCTGATCGGAAAGATAAATTTTCAGTGCAGCGTGCGCTGCGGTGACGGCAGTTATAAATGGGTCACCGGCTGCAGCCACCTGTTCGTGGGAGAAGACGGCGAGGAGCAGATCTTCTGTGTCATGCTGGATAATGACGAGAACCGCCAGATGGTGGCAACCCTCCGGCAGAAGGCCGAGCAGGACGCCCTCACCGGGCTGTATAACCGCGAGGCCATCCAGCAGAAGATCAGCGCGTATCTGAGCCAGGAGCCTGGCAGCAGCGCGTTGTTTCTCATAGATACCGATAATTTTAAGCAGGTCAACGACAATATGGGGCATCTTTTCGGCGACGCGGTTCTGACAGAAATGGCCATTGGCATGAAAAAGCTGGTGCGCCAGTCCGATGTGGTGGGGCGCATCGGCGGGGATGAGTTCATCATTTTTTTAAAGGACCTCACGTCCCAGGGCGTGGCAGAGGAAAAGGCGCGGCAGCTTCTGGATACGTTCCAGCATTTATTCCAGAGCGAAAAAAGGCCCATCGAGGTAACCTGCAGCATCGGGGTGGCACTGTGCCCCCAGGACGGCCAGGACTTCCAGACTCTGTACCAGAATGCCGACCGGGCCCTGTACTGGGCCAAAAGCATTGGTAAAAACAACTACAAGCTCTTTGACCAGGAGACAATGACCAGCGTCGCCGGCACTGGCTATTCCACTCTGGGCTCCGCCATCGATTCTAACCGGGAAGCTGGCGCAGAGATGGACAACCTTGCCACCTACGTGTTCCAGATCCTTTACAATGCAAAGGATCTGGACAATGCCATTCAGACCACTCTGGAAATTGTCGGAAAGCGTTTTGACGTGAGCCGGGCCTATATCTTTGAGAACAGCGAGGACGGAAGATACTGCGACAATACCTATGAGTGGTGCAACGCCGGGATCGAGCCGCAGAAAGACTATTTACAGCATTACGCCTATGAGGATTTTGGCAATTACGCTGCCCTGTTTGAGGAAAACGCCCTTTTTTACTGCCGGGACATCTACTCGCTGGTGCCAGAGCAGGTCGCACTGTTCGAGGAGCAGGGCATCCGATCCACTTTGCAGTGCGCCATACAGGATAACGGCGCCTTTTCCGGTTTCGTCGGCTTTGACGAGTGCACCGGCACCCGGATGTGGACCAAGGAGGAAATCGGTATGCTGTCGCTGATTTCTCAGCTGCTGACCGTGTTCCTGCAGAAAAAGCGTGCGGCTGAACGCGACCGTCAGCTCGCCGTCCGGCTTAACACCATTCTCGACACGCAGGACGCCTATATCTGCGCCATCCAGAGGGATAATTACGAGCTGCTCTATATCAACCATAAAACCCGGGAGCTGGACCCAGGCGCGGTGCCTGGACAGGCCTGCTACGAGGCCTTTTTCCACAGAGACAGCCCCTGTGAGCGCTGCCCTCTCCGGGGAAATGTTGACGAGGTCTATAATCCCAGGTACCAGATGTGGACAAGGGTAAGGTGCTCGCCCATAAAATGGGGCGACCACGACGCGTATCTCCTGACCTGCTTTGACATTACAGAGTATAAAAAGATGTGA
- a CDS encoding YcbK family protein, translated as MKSVHKGIFILLIAMVVIVTSGVFFKSFQTGSEASVPQPSPPAPQQERAPETSVPEPEPPLPPEPEPPPDGAVIDHPLPEDPILTNGPWASAHFLMDEYACDCAGYCDGWPAAMDPELLEKVETLRCYFDQPIIITSGVRCERRNAEVGGIPNSWHLSGHAADLYCPGVPYDEVARAARELGLGVIEYPDQQFDHVEIWSQKV; from the coding sequence ATGAAAAGTGTGCACAAAGGTATTTTTATCTTATTAATAGCCATGGTAGTCATTGTGACCAGTGGTGTGTTTTTTAAAAGTTTTCAGACAGGGTCAGAGGCGTCAGTTCCCCAGCCATCGCCCCCGGCACCTCAGCAGGAGCGCGCGCCAGAGACCAGCGTACCAGAACCAGAGCCACCATTACCGCCGGAGCCCGAACCCCCACCCGACGGGGCCGTCATCGACCACCCGCTGCCTGAGGACCCCATCCTCACCAACGGCCCCTGGGCCTCGGCCCACTTCCTCATGGACGAGTACGCCTGCGACTGCGCGGGCTACTGTGACGGCTGGCCCGCGGCCATGGACCCGGAGCTGCTGGAAAAGGTGGAGACGCTTCGGTGTTATTTTGACCAGCCCATCATCATCACCTCCGGTGTTCGCTGTGAAAGACGCAACGCTGAGGTGGGCGGCATCCCAAACTCCTGGCATCTGTCCGGCCACGCGGCCGATTTGTACTGCCCGGGGGTGCCTTATGACGAGGTGGCTCGGGCGGCCAGAGAACTGGGGCTTGGGGTCATCGAGTACCCGGACCAGCAGTTCGACCATGTAGAAATCTGGAGTCAGAAAGTATAA
- a CDS encoding DUF2922 domain-containing protein, whose amino-acid sequence MAATTSKDLTITFQRADGKDHKITIPDYKDGITDAEIKTGAQAIVDQGAFEPDGFALAKVVGAVRVDTTKTDVAVE is encoded by the coding sequence ATGGCAGCAACAACCAGCAAAGATTTAACCATCACCTTTCAGCGCGCAGACGGGAAGGATCATAAAATCACCATCCCAGATTACAAGGACGGCATTACCGACGCCGAGATCAAAACCGGGGCCCAGGCCATCGTGGACCAGGGCGCCTTTGAGCCCGACGGTTTTGCCCTCGCCAAGGTCGTGGGCGCAGTGCGGGTAGACACCACCAAGACCGACGTGGCAGTGGAGTAA
- a CDS encoding RNA polymerase sigma factor → MKEKYALIDTWVQEAKNNDKAAKEQLINTFKPLILSVIQKYIYDTDAYEDALQDGALVVLEAVQAYDPDLGVVFPFYLKNRLFHHFVNAAKAIKKQQENERAVTGGGEDGENSLEQYPDAGPSPEKEMVRQEKNAVLEQMLAEIRAERADVIRLRYFEEKSLNEIAQILDISPCLAGVHVHRGIEALRKNKYRLQ, encoded by the coding sequence TTGAAAGAAAAATACGCGTTGATCGACACCTGGGTCCAGGAAGCAAAAAACAATGACAAAGCAGCTAAAGAGCAGCTGATCAACACCTTTAAGCCCCTGATCCTGTCCGTTATACAAAAATACATCTACGACACAGACGCCTATGAGGACGCCCTGCAGGACGGCGCCCTGGTCGTGCTGGAGGCCGTACAGGCCTACGACCCGGATTTAGGCGTCGTCTTCCCCTTTTATCTGAAAAACCGCCTGTTCCATCATTTTGTCAATGCGGCCAAAGCCATCAAAAAACAACAGGAAAACGAGCGCGCCGTCACAGGCGGTGGGGAGGATGGGGAAAACAGCCTGGAACAATATCCAGATGCTGGGCCATCGCCAGAAAAAGAAATGGTCAGACAGGAAAAAAACGCAGTGCTTGAGCAGATGCTCGCAGAAATAAGAGCAGAAAGAGCAGACGTTATCCGGCTGCGCTACTTTGAGGAAAAAAGCCTGAATGAAATCGCCCAGATACTGGACATTAGTCCTTGCCTGGCCGGCGTACACGTGCATCGGGGAATAGAAGCCCTGAGAAAAAATAAGTACCGCCTGCAATAA